GTGGACCAAGTAAAGCATTCATTAAAGAAATCATTAAGCTCACTGGAAAGGAGAAACCAAAAATCTGCTTTTTACCAACAGCTTCAGGTGATAGAGAGAGTGGAATAATTAGATGGTACGAATTGGTTAACGACCTTGAAGTTGAACCTTATGTGCAGCGTGTTTGGATAAGCTCGTACAGACAAAAATATACGTTTGAAGAATTTCTATTAGGGATGGATGCTATTGTTGTTGGTGGTGGAAATACACTCAATATGATGGCTATATGGAAAGCACAAGGTATCGATAAAGTTTTAAAGAAAGCATTAGAAAAAGGCATTGTATTAGCAGGAGGTAGTGCAGGCTCGCTATGTTGGTTTGACAATGGCACAACTGATTCCAGACCAATAGAATTGAGTGTTGTGGAAGGTTTAGGCTTTTTGCCTTATAGCCATAGTCCGCACTACGATGGTGAGGAATTCCGAAGACCATTATATGAAAAAAACATAAAAAACGGCATTTTTGAAGCTGGTTATGCTATGGATAATCAAGCTGGAATTATTTTTAAAAATGGCAAACCTTTTAAAGTAGTTTCTATGGGTGAAGAACGAAATTGCTATTACGTATCACTTGTAAATGGTGAAATAGTTGAAGAGAAATTAGATAAGATTATTTTGAAAGATTAACTTTTAATCACATCTCTATATTCCTCAAAAAAAGCTTCAAACAAGTTCATTTTCTCATTAAAAAACGCCATGGTATCTCTCCAAGTATTTTTATTGTGAATAGATACTTTTTGATTTAAAGGGACATAGATACGTGATATTTCTTTACCGTTATCTAGATAAAATTCTTCTTCGTAAATGGCGTCAGGTAAATAATCGTCATGTAGAATACTTTTTAATGCCGTTAGTTTTTCCCAGCAATTCACACGATTCTCTAGGTCGTCTTCTAAATCTAAAGTTATAAAGGCTTTTTTGGTATCGAAGTAAAATTTAAAGAAGAGTCCTTTTATTTTGGTGTTATATAAAATCCATTTTCTAGGAAATGATTTTCCAAAGCTTGTCCAAAATTCTTGGCGTATTAATCTGGATTCTTCTTTACTAAACATTAAATCAAA
Above is a window of Pontimicrobium sp. SW4 DNA encoding:
- a CDS encoding peptidase E; its protein translation is MKRFIIFCLVSFFMTGFAFSQDQYIFPYGSGPSKAFIKEIIKLTGKEKPKICFLPTASGDRESGIIRWYELVNDLEVEPYVQRVWISSYRQKYTFEEFLLGMDAIVVGGGNTLNMMAIWKAQGIDKVLKKALEKGIVLAGGSAGSLCWFDNGTTDSRPIELSVVEGLGFLPYSHSPHYDGEEFRRPLYEKNIKNGIFEAGYAMDNQAGIIFKNGKPFKVVSMGEERNCYYVSLVNGEIVEEKLDKIILKD
- a CDS encoding DUF4268 domain-containing protein; this encodes MFSKEESRLIRQEFWTSFGKSFPRKWILYNTKIKGLFFKFYFDTKKAFITLDLEDDLENRVNCWEKLTALKSILHDDYLPDAIYEEEFYLDNGKEISRIYVPLNQKVSIHNKNTWRDTMAFFNEKMNLFEAFFEEYRDVIKS